A genomic region of Alistipes megaguti contains the following coding sequences:
- a CDS encoding DNA repair protein RecO encodes MRSYKGRGIVLHTLKYGDSSLVAYLLTDVGGRRSYMVQGVRSRRGHGSKLALFQPMFPVEFEGLESSRQQMDRFKEVRAGFALQSLPFDVRKSTMALFMAETLYRLVRESEPNEPLFDFVWNSALALDALESGVSNFHLWFLANLSRLLGFRPGNDYRPGWWFDIREGLYTPTPPLHPGSMDPARAALLDRLLGLDVRELGSLGLNRAQRSEFLNAMLTYFGYHLDAISSVRSVHILREVF; translated from the coding sequence GTGAGAAGTTACAAGGGGCGCGGCATCGTGCTGCATACGCTCAAATACGGCGATTCGTCGCTGGTGGCCTACCTGCTGACCGACGTTGGGGGACGCCGCAGCTATATGGTCCAGGGGGTCCGCAGCCGCCGGGGCCACGGTTCGAAACTGGCTCTTTTCCAGCCGATGTTTCCGGTGGAGTTCGAAGGGCTGGAGTCATCGCGCCAGCAGATGGACCGCTTCAAGGAGGTTCGGGCGGGTTTTGCGTTGCAGAGCCTGCCGTTCGACGTACGCAAGTCGACCATGGCGCTCTTCATGGCCGAGACGCTCTACCGGCTGGTCCGCGAGAGTGAGCCCAACGAGCCGCTGTTCGATTTTGTGTGGAACTCGGCGCTGGCGCTGGATGCCTTGGAGAGCGGGGTTTCGAACTTTCACCTGTGGTTTCTGGCCAATCTGAGCCGGCTGTTGGGTTTCCGGCCGGGCAACGACTATCGGCCGGGGTGGTGGTTCGACATCCGGGAGGGGCTTTATACCCCGACGCCACCGCTCCACCCCGGATCGATGGATCCGGCCCGTGCGGCGTTGCTGGACCGGCTGCTGGGCCTCGACGTGCGCGAACTGGGGTCGCTCGGACTGAACCGTGCGCAGCGTTCGGAGTTTCTGAATGCGATGCTGACCTATTTCGGTTACCATCTCGATGCAATCAGTTCGGTTCGTTCGGTGCACATACTGCGGGAGGTGTTTTGA